One genomic window of Methanosarcina acetivorans C2A includes the following:
- a CDS encoding Fur family transcriptional regulator: protein MKPTEKADMKYTNQRVEILDFLREHDGHPTVDEVYDGVRKKLTRISKATVYKNLKFLTEKGLLEEVNVKGVSRFEANFIPHHHLICRECGKMEDFNSEQLLDYSMKIAEGIEGFTIVSTSTNFYGICKKCKELKEET, encoded by the coding sequence ATGAAGCCCACAGAGAAAGCTGACATGAAATACACAAACCAGAGAGTCGAAATACTTGATTTCCTGCGTGAACACGACGGTCATCCCACTGTAGACGAAGTTTATGATGGGGTTAGAAAAAAACTGACGCGTATCAGCAAGGCTACCGTTTATAAGAATCTTAAATTCCTTACGGAGAAAGGGTTACTGGAGGAGGTGAATGTAAAAGGGGTCTCAAGATTTGAAGCGAACTTCATTCCACATCACCATCTCATCTGCCGGGAATGCGGAAAGATGGAGGATTTTAATTCGGAACAATTGCTGGATTACTCAATGAAGATAGCTGAGGGAATAGAAGGATTTACTATTGTTTCAACGAGCACTAACTTCTATGGGATATGTAAAAAGTGTAAGGAGCTTAAGGAGGAAACATAA
- a CDS encoding cytochrome ubiquinol oxidase subunit I — protein MVELLLLSRLQFAITVAFHFLFVPLTLGLAFLVAVMETVYYKNKDETWRRMADFWGRIFKINFAIGLVTGLAMTFQFGTNWGAYAEFMGDVFGPPLAVEALLAFFLEGTFFGAWIFLDRSRQKLKAFSMWMVALGTNISSLWIITANGFMQNPVGYEMAADGSKVIMTDFLALVTNGYVWYMLVHTLLSAYLLTAFLIMGICAYHFLKRNNSEVFRKSFGIAVVIALVTAVMLPVLGHGYAQYVAELQPAKGAAMDAIWETGTSVPMYLIQAPDSSTGSNSVQLLGIPGLASFLYTGSFSGTITGLNQLAQDELPPVGMVFWSFRLMTILGSLFIIEALLGLYLQKSGKLYTSDKYLKLLMWSIPLPYIAITAGWIVTEVGRQPWIVYGLLKTVNGISSVPVSDVLLSVVLISAFYLVLIVFEIYLIKKTVVNATGVE, from the coding sequence ATGGTTGAGTTACTTTTATTGAGCCGGCTTCAGTTTGCCATAACGGTTGCATTCCATTTCCTGTTCGTTCCACTAACACTGGGACTCGCATTCCTGGTGGCGGTCATGGAAACGGTATACTATAAAAACAAAGATGAAACCTGGCGAAGGATGGCTGACTTTTGGGGAAGAATATTCAAGATAAACTTTGCAATAGGTCTGGTAACAGGTCTTGCAATGACTTTTCAGTTCGGTACTAACTGGGGCGCCTATGCGGAATTCATGGGAGATGTCTTCGGACCGCCTTTAGCGGTGGAAGCGTTACTGGCTTTCTTTCTTGAAGGCACTTTCTTTGGCGCATGGATATTCCTTGACCGCTCCCGTCAGAAACTGAAGGCGTTTTCCATGTGGATGGTCGCTCTGGGTACCAACATCTCTTCATTATGGATTATCACTGCTAACGGTTTTATGCAGAACCCCGTAGGGTATGAGATGGCTGCTGATGGGAGCAAGGTGATTATGACCGATTTCCTTGCTCTGGTTACAAACGGTTATGTGTGGTACATGCTGGTACATACTCTGCTTTCAGCATATCTTCTGACAGCATTCCTGATCATGGGGATCTGTGCATATCATTTCCTTAAAAGGAACAATAGCGAAGTGTTCAGGAAGTCTTTTGGCATAGCAGTTGTCATAGCACTCGTTACTGCGGTCATGCTTCCGGTTCTCGGTCACGGTTATGCACAATATGTTGCTGAACTTCAACCAGCTAAAGGAGCGGCAATGGACGCGATATGGGAAACAGGGACTTCAGTGCCCATGTATCTGATACAGGCACCTGATTCGAGCACCGGTTCCAATAGTGTTCAGTTGCTGGGAATTCCAGGGCTTGCAAGTTTCCTGTATACGGGAAGTTTCAGCGGGACGATAACAGGACTTAACCAGCTAGCTCAGGATGAATTGCCGCCTGTAGGAATGGTATTCTGGAGCTTTCGGCTGATGACAATTCTCGGGTCCCTATTCATCATAGAGGCTCTTTTAGGTTTATATCTTCAAAAGTCAGGCAAGCTGTACACATCGGATAAGTATCTGAAGCTGCTGATGTGGTCTATTCCTCTTCCGTATATTGCCATTACTGCCGGCTGGATTGTAACCGAGGTAGGAAGGCAGCCATGGATAGTATACGGGCTGCTAAAGACAGTTAACGGGATATCATCGGTCCCCGTATCGGATGTGTTGTTAAGTGTTGTCCTTATCAGTGCATTCTATCTGGTCCTTATAGTCTTTGAGATATACCTCATAAAGAAAACCGTAGTCAATGCAACAGGAGTTGAGTGA
- the cydB gene encoding cytochrome d ubiquinol oxidase subunit II has protein sequence MFDFLTHDMLAVVWFFLWCVIWGVYFIADSFSLGAGLLTPFIAADKVQRIQIQSSVGPFWGGNEVWLILAAGGTFAAFPLVFSKMFTFLYLPMMLLLIGLIARGISVEYLHKDDNPRIQQFLMWGWFAGSLLVSLVLGVAFANFFKGLEIASGGVYKGTLPGLFGPYALISGVLFVLMSVTSGALWINVKTEGAVAAKAGDLAKKSALLVLIFALVYLAYSFAGVEGFATNYSSMPVLYLLPVLAVGGAVLSVFFAKKGRAFPAFCSNLLAFLFIVEGGLASIYPYMLKSSISPEYGIDIFEAASSHMTLSVMLGGALVFVPIVIIYQLWAYTLFREKITETEQVEY, from the coding sequence ATGTTCGATTTCCTTACTCATGATATGCTTGCTGTTGTCTGGTTCTTCCTGTGGTGTGTAATATGGGGAGTTTACTTCATTGCAGACTCCTTTTCCCTTGGAGCAGGGCTTTTGACACCCTTCATTGCCGCAGATAAGGTGCAGAGGATCCAGATCCAGAGCTCTGTTGGTCCTTTCTGGGGCGGTAATGAAGTATGGCTAATCCTTGCTGCAGGAGGAACATTTGCTGCATTCCCTCTGGTATTCTCGAAGATGTTTACTTTCCTCTATCTGCCTATGATGTTGCTGCTCATCGGCCTGATCGCAAGGGGCATTTCCGTGGAATATCTCCACAAGGATGATAATCCCCGGATACAGCAGTTCCTGATGTGGGGATGGTTCGCTGGAAGCCTGCTGGTCTCTCTGGTTCTGGGAGTTGCATTTGCAAACTTCTTCAAGGGGCTCGAAATCGCTTCAGGAGGAGTTTATAAAGGTACTCTTCCCGGACTTTTCGGCCCGTATGCATTGATTAGCGGTGTCCTGTTCGTGCTTATGAGTGTTACATCAGGTGCGCTCTGGATCAATGTCAAAACTGAAGGCGCCGTAGCTGCAAAAGCAGGGGATCTGGCAAAAAAGAGCGCTCTTCTTGTACTCATATTTGCTCTGGTCTATCTGGCATACTCCTTTGCGGGTGTAGAAGGCTTTGCAACCAACTATTCGTCCATGCCGGTTCTGTACTTATTGCCGGTTCTTGCTGTAGGGGGTGCTGTCCTATCGGTATTTTTCGCAAAAAAGGGCAGGGCGTTTCCGGCCTTTTGCAGCAACCTCCTGGCGTTTCTTTTCATAGTTGAAGGCGGGCTTGCAAGTATCTATCCTTATATGCTCAAATCCTCCATCTCTCCTGAGTACGGGATAGATATCTTTGAGGCTGCATCAAGCCATATGACTCTGAGCGTCATGTTAGGGGGTGCACTGGTATTCGTGCCCATAGTTATCATCTACCAGCTGTGGGCGTATACGCTGTTCAGGGAAAAGATAACAGAAACAGAACAGGTCGAATACTGA
- the prf1 gene encoding peptide chain release factor aRF-1, with translation MAEYCTYEKYVFKKQLETLKSKNGRSTELISLYIPPDKQISDVTKHLREEHEQASNIISKLIRNNVQEALHSLLAKLRSLHKIPENGIVYFTGTVDTGANRTGMVNEVLFPPEPVADYIYRCDSVFYLEPLEEMLRECTTYGLLLLDLREATIGMLVGRQTEVIKHLHSTVPGKQRKGGQSAHRFEQLRRIAIHDFYKRIGDATSEAFLELDPAELKGILIGGHSPTKEEFNEGGFLHYELQKKVLGLFDTGYTDESGFSELINAAEETLQSIDLLKQKKDMEIFFKEIATESGKISYGEDNVRANLEIKAVDVLLLSEELRAERVTLKCRVCGYENKRTRKWKTGEAVPAIGHCPECDSELEVTDVIDTVGELSELADKGDARIAFISTDFDEGSQLMIAFGGIAAILRYNTGV, from the coding sequence ATGGCTGAATACTGTACATATGAAAAATATGTATTTAAAAAGCAGCTTGAAACTCTAAAAAGTAAAAATGGGAGGAGCACAGAATTAATTTCCCTTTATATCCCTCCTGATAAACAGATCTCAGATGTTACAAAGCATTTGAGAGAAGAACATGAGCAGGCTTCGAACATAATATCCAAACTTATCCGCAATAATGTACAGGAAGCACTTCATTCTTTGCTGGCAAAGTTAAGGTCTCTTCACAAAATCCCGGAAAATGGGATCGTCTATTTTACAGGAACTGTCGATACCGGAGCTAACAGGACAGGCATGGTAAACGAAGTTCTTTTTCCTCCTGAACCTGTTGCAGATTACATATATCGCTGTGATTCCGTTTTTTATCTTGAGCCTCTTGAAGAAATGCTCAGGGAGTGTACAACTTATGGGCTTTTACTTCTTGATCTGAGAGAAGCGACTATCGGAATGCTTGTAGGCAGGCAAACTGAAGTTATTAAGCATCTTCACTCTACCGTTCCAGGCAAACAACGAAAAGGAGGGCAGAGTGCGCATCGTTTTGAACAGCTCAGGCGCATTGCGATTCATGATTTCTACAAGAGAATAGGGGATGCTACAAGTGAGGCATTCCTTGAACTGGATCCGGCTGAGCTTAAAGGCATTCTTATAGGGGGGCATTCCCCAACTAAAGAAGAGTTCAATGAAGGCGGATTTCTGCATTATGAACTTCAGAAAAAGGTTCTTGGACTGTTTGATACGGGGTATACGGATGAATCGGGTTTTTCAGAGTTAATAAATGCAGCAGAGGAAACGCTCCAGAGTATTGACTTACTTAAGCAAAAGAAAGATATGGAAATCTTTTTTAAAGAAATCGCTACCGAGTCCGGTAAAATATCTTATGGAGAGGACAACGTACGGGCAAATCTTGAGATAAAGGCGGTTGATGTGCTTTTGCTTTCTGAAGAACTGCGGGCTGAAAGAGTAACTCTCAAGTGCAGGGTTTGCGGATATGAGAATAAACGGACAAGAAAATGGAAAACCGGTGAAGCTGTTCCTGCGATTGGACATTGTCCTGAATGCGATTCTGAACTTGAAGTCACGGATGTTATCGATACAGTTGGTGAACTCTCAGAACTCGCTGATAAAGGCGATGCAAGGATTGCTTTTATATCAACAGATTTCGACGAAGGCTCTCAACTTATGATAGCTTTTGGCGGAATTGCTGCAATCCTTAGATATAACACGGGGGTGTAG
- the tnpB gene encoding IS200/IS605 family element RNA-guided endonuclease TnpB: MMKTFKFRLYPTTTQAVQLNQHIGSCRFVYNWALDQKIKTYEQTGKSISRFDLNKLIPTLKASNEWLGEVNSQLLQGMTKQVESAFTRFFREKNGFPKFKSKKNPIQSFPVPQHYSVNFENHTVKLPKIGEIKAVLHRKFDGELKTARVSRTCKGHYYISVLVEDGKELPEKQGFSESTTVGIYVGIKDFAVLSTGEKIENPKYLKNSLQRLKVLQKRVSRKQKGSKNRAKAKQRLAVLHDKITNQRNDFQNKLSFRLVSENQAVALETLNVKGMVKIHHLAQALSDSAWSSFVTKLEYKAEWFGKGVLRTGQFEPSSKLCNVCGYHNKELQLKDREWTCPDCKTKHDRDINAAINIKKFALIDQNLIGL, translated from the coding sequence ATGATGAAAACGTTCAAATTTAGACTCTATCCTACAACTACACAAGCTGTTCAATTGAATCAGCATATAGGTAGTTGCAGGTTTGTCTACAATTGGGCGTTAGATCAAAAAATTAAAACTTACGAACAAACTGGGAAATCAATTTCCAGATTTGACTTAAACAAATTAATTCCTACTCTGAAGGCTTCTAATGAATGGTTAGGGGAAGTCAACTCTCAATTATTACAGGGGATGACTAAGCAGGTTGAGTCTGCTTTCACTCGATTTTTCCGAGAGAAGAATGGATTTCCGAAGTTTAAGTCAAAGAAAAATCCTATCCAGTCTTTTCCCGTACCCCAACACTATTCTGTGAATTTTGAAAACCATACCGTTAAACTTCCTAAAATTGGTGAGATTAAAGCAGTTCTTCACCGAAAGTTTGATGGAGAACTTAAAACAGCTAGGGTATCAAGGACTTGTAAAGGGCATTACTACATCAGCGTCCTTGTTGAAGACGGTAAAGAACTTCCTGAAAAACAGGGATTCTCAGAATCAACAACAGTAGGAATATATGTAGGTATCAAAGATTTTGCCGTCCTTTCCACAGGAGAAAAGATTGAGAATCCTAAATACCTGAAAAACTCTTTGCAAAGGTTAAAGGTCCTTCAGAAAAGAGTATCAAGGAAACAAAAAGGCTCTAAAAATAGGGCAAAAGCCAAACAGAGGCTTGCTGTACTCCACGACAAAATAACAAATCAGAGGAATGACTTCCAGAACAAACTCTCTTTTAGACTTGTTAGCGAAAACCAAGCTGTAGCTCTGGAAACTCTGAATGTTAAAGGTATGGTTAAAATTCATCATTTGGCACAGGCTTTAAGTGATTCAGCATGGAGCAGCTTTGTAACAAAGTTAGAATATAAAGCAGAATGGTTTGGAAAAGGCGTATTAAGGACAGGACAATTTGAACCTTCTTCTAAGCTCTGTAACGTGTGTGGATACCATAATAAAGAGCTTCAGTTAAAAGACAGAGAATGGACTTGTCCTGATTGTAAAACAAAACATGATAGAGACATAAATGCCGCTATCAATATCAAGAAATTCGCTCTCATAGATCAAAATCTAATTGGATTGTAA
- the acsC gene encoding acetyl-CoA decarbonylase/synthase complex subunit gamma — protein MKINSPLEAYKYLPQTNCGECGEATCMAFASKLIDRSGKTSDCPPLIKEKKFAKKLAELDRLLAPEIRQVTIGVGEKAVNIGGDDVLYRHKLTFFNKTKMFFDVADNMDEAALVERVNSIANFRKFYVGRNLLLDGVAIRAVSNDPAKFAAAVKKVAEAGLPMIFCSFNPAVLKAGLEAAKDLKPLLYAANKDNWKEVGELAIEYKVPVVVSAFNDLDALKTLAKTYAEAGIKDIVLDPGTYPTGKGLKDTFTNFLKIRRAGIMGDTEIAYPIMALPFTAWMAGIADPVSASYWETVMASVFTIRYGDIMILHSLEPYATLPEVHLAETIYTDPRTPVSVDGGMYKVGSPTADSPVLFTTNFALTYYTVESDISSNGIDCWLLAVDTDGIGVEAAVAGGQLTADKVKDAFDKAGFDLKTAVNHNTVVTPGLAARLQGDLEDKLGANVKVGPMDSGRIPGWMEKNWPPK, from the coding sequence ATGAAAATAAACAGCCCATTAGAAGCTTACAAGTACTTGCCCCAGACAAACTGTGGAGAGTGTGGTGAAGCTACATGTATGGCTTTTGCCTCCAAGCTGATAGACAGATCAGGAAAGACATCAGACTGTCCACCCCTTATTAAGGAGAAGAAATTTGCAAAGAAACTTGCAGAACTCGACAGGCTCCTTGCACCGGAAATTCGCCAGGTAACCATAGGAGTAGGAGAGAAGGCAGTCAATATTGGTGGGGACGATGTCCTGTACCGCCACAAACTCACATTCTTTAATAAGACGAAGATGTTCTTCGATGTGGCAGACAATATGGATGAAGCTGCCCTTGTTGAGAGAGTTAACAGCATCGCTAACTTCAGAAAGTTCTATGTAGGCCGAAACCTGCTCCTCGATGGGGTGGCTATCAGAGCTGTTTCCAATGATCCGGCAAAGTTTGCAGCGGCTGTAAAGAAGGTAGCTGAAGCAGGCTTGCCCATGATCTTCTGTTCTTTCAACCCTGCGGTCCTGAAGGCAGGACTGGAAGCAGCAAAGGACCTGAAACCGCTGCTCTATGCCGCAAACAAGGACAACTGGAAGGAAGTAGGAGAACTCGCAATTGAGTACAAGGTCCCTGTGGTTGTGTCAGCTTTCAATGACCTTGATGCCCTCAAGACCCTTGCAAAGACATATGCAGAGGCAGGAATTAAGGACATTGTGCTTGACCCCGGAACCTACCCGACAGGAAAGGGCCTGAAGGATACATTCACCAACTTCTTGAAGATAAGGAGAGCGGGAATTATGGGAGATACCGAGATCGCATACCCGATAATGGCTCTCCCGTTCACTGCATGGATGGCTGGAATTGCAGACCCTGTTAGTGCATCATACTGGGAAACCGTGATGGCTTCGGTGTTTACGATCAGGTACGGAGACATAATGATTCTCCACAGTCTGGAGCCATATGCAACCCTGCCTGAGGTACACCTGGCAGAGACAATCTACACTGACCCGAGGACACCTGTCTCCGTGGACGGAGGCATGTACAAGGTCGGAAGCCCGACAGCAGACTCCCCGGTGCTCTTTACAACAAACTTCGCACTCACATACTACACTGTGGAGAGCGATATCTCGTCCAACGGCATTGACTGCTGGTTACTTGCAGTTGACACCGACGGGATAGGTGTGGAAGCAGCAGTTGCAGGTGGACAGCTGACCGCTGACAAGGTAAAGGATGCATTTGACAAGGCAGGCTTTGACCTCAAGACAGCCGTAAACCACAACACTGTAGTTACTCCGGGACTGGCAGCTCGCCTCCAGGGTGACCTTGAGGACAAGCTCGGTGCAAATGTCAAAGTAGGCCCAATGGACTCAGGCCGTATCCCGGGATGGATGGAAAAGAACTGGCCGCCTAAATAA